One window from the genome of Acanthochromis polyacanthus isolate Apoly-LR-REF ecotype Palm Island chromosome 21, KAUST_Apoly_ChrSc, whole genome shotgun sequence encodes:
- the tmem98 gene encoding transmembrane protein 98 — METVVIVAIGVLATIFLASFVALVVVCRHRYCHPHDLLHHFDSKPTVDLIGAMETQSEPSELELDDVVITNPHIEAILENEDWIEDASGLVSHCISILKICHTLTEKLVAMTMGSGAKVKAPASLSDIITVAKRISPRVDDVVRSMYPPLDPILLDARATALLLSVSHLVLVTRNACHMSGSLDWIDQSLHAAEDHMVVLREAALASEPDRGIPGADAQREQAI; from the exons ATGGAGACGGTGGTGATCGTGGCCATCGGGGTTCTGGCCACCATCTTCCTGGCCTCCTTCGTGGCCCTGGTGGTGGTGTGCAGACACCGATACTGCCACCCCCACGACCTGCTGCACCACTTCGACTCCAA ACCCACAGTGGATCTGATCGGAGCCATGGAGACCCAGAGCGAACCTTCGGAGCTGGAGCTGGACGACGTGGTCATCACTAACCCTCACATCGAAGCCATCCTGGAAAACGAGGACTGGATCGAGGACGCCTC TGGTTTGGTCTCTCACTGCATCTCCATCCTGAAG ATCTGCCACACTCTGACCGAGAAGCTGGTTGCCATGACGATGGGCTCGGGGGCAAAAGTCAAAGCTCCAGCCAGTCTGAGCGACATCATCACCGTGGCCAAACGCATCAGTCCGAG GGTGGATGACGTCGTCCGGTCCATGTATCCTCCTCTGGATCCCATCCTCCTGGACGCCAG ggCCACTGCTCTGCTGCTCTCCGTCAGCCATCTTGTGCTGGTCACCCGAAACGCCTGCCACATGTCGGGCAGCCTGGACTGGATCGACCAGTCGCTGCACGCCGCTGAAGATCACATGGTGGTTTTGCGCGAGGCGGCGTTGGCCTCCGAACCGGACCGAGGCATACCTGGAGCCGACGCTCAGCGAGAACAGGCCATCTga